From a region of the Oryza sativa Japonica Group chromosome 6, ASM3414082v1 genome:
- the LOC4341854 gene encoding glutamate receptor 3.4, whose translation MGGAAAAAAVLVVLWLAVAAAGAGAGERPSEVSIGALYTYDSVIGRAAGLAIELAVGDVNADRTVLAGTTLSLISQDTNCSGFLGTIEALQLMEKNVVAVIGPQSSGIGHVISHVVNELHVPLLSFAATDPTLSASEYPYFLRSTMSDYFQMHAVASIVDYYQWKEVTAIFVDDDYGRGAVAALSDALALSRARISYKAAVPPNSNAATINDVLFRANMMESRVFVVHVNPDAGMRIFSIANKLRMMDSGYVWIVTDWLAAVMDSSMSGDLKTMSYMQGLIVLRQHFPDSETKREFISKWNNVARNRSIASGLNSYGFYAYDSVWIVARAIDQLLDNGEEINFSADPRLHDSMNSTLRLSALKLFDSGEQLLQQLLLTNFTGLTGQLQFDSDRNLVRPAYDILNIGGSVPHLIGYWSNYSGLSVAAPEILYEKQPNTSTSAQRLKNVVWPGHSASKPKGWVFPNNGQPLRVGVPNKPSFKELMSRDTGPDNVTGYCIEIFNAAIKLLPYPVPCQFIVIGDGLKNPNYDDIINMVAANSLDAAVGDFAIVRNRTKIAEFSQPYIESGLVIVVPVKEASSSAWAFLKPFTLEMWCVTGVLFIFVGIVVWILEHRTNEEFRGSPRRQMITIFWFSFSTMFFAHRQNTVSALGRFVLIIWLFVVLIINSSYTASLTSILTVQQLATGITGLDSLLSSALPIGYQAGKFTRNYLIEELNVPESHLVPLNTIDEYADALNRGPKDGGVAAIVDEMPYIEIFLSYHCNFRIVGQEFTKEGWGFAFQRDSPLAADMSTAILQLSESGQLQRIHDEWFSRSSCSSDDSEMGATRLGLRSFWGLFLMCALICVFALVMFFARVCWQYSKYSGSEEPDEPKDDSAGTAEIAAEAVAEMQRRRPKRLGSFKELMQFVDKKEEEVRKSMKRRPSEKDNQGVGSSDAQSVA comes from the exons atgggcggcgcggcggcggcggcggcggtgttggtGGTGCTgtggctggcggtggcggcggcgggggcgggggcgggggagcGGCCGAGCGAGGTGTCAATCGGCGCGCTCTACACCTACGACTCGGTGATTGGGCGCGCGGCGGGGCTCGCCAtcgagctcgccgtcggcgacgtCAACGCCGACCGGACCGTGCTGGCCGGGACCACGCTCAGCCTCATCTCCCAGGACACCAACTGCAGCGGGTTTCTTGGAACAATCGAAG CATTGCAGTTAATGGAGAAAAACGTGGTTGCTGTCATTGGTCCACAATCCTCTGGAATAGGCCATGTTATTTCACATGTTGTTAATGAGCTACATGTTCCTCTTTTATCGTTCGCAGCAACTGATCCAACACTTTCTGCATCAGAGTATCCGTACTTTTTAAGGAGTACCATGAGTGACTACTTCCAAATGCATGCCGTTGCTAGCATCGTTGACTACTATCAATGGAAAGAGGTCACTGCTatttttgttgatgatgattaTGGGAGAGGTGCGGTGGCAGCCCTTAGTGATGCGCTTGCATTAAGTCGGGCAAGAATTTCATACAAAGCAGCGGTTCCTCCAAATTCAAATGCAGCTACAATCAATGATGTACTGTTTAGAGCAAACATGATGGAATCAAGAGTGTTTGTTGTGCACGTCAATCCTGACGCAGGGATGAGAATATTTTCTATAGCTAACAAGCTCCGGATGATGGACAGTGGCTATGTCTGGATAGTAACCGATTGGCTAGCTGCTGTCATGGACTCCTCCATGTCTGGAGATCTTAAAACCATGAGCTATATGCAAGGATTAATTGTTCTTCGTCAGCACTTCCCTGATTCTGAAACCAAGAGGGAGTTCATATCTAAATGGAACAATGTAGCTCGTAATAGGAGCATTGCTTCTGGCTTGAACTCATATGGTTTTTATGCTTATGACTCGGTTTGGATTGTTGCCCGTGCTATCGATCAACTTCTCGATAATGGGGAGGAGATAAATTTCTCTGCAGATCCAAGGTTGCATGATTCAATGAACAGCACACTGCGTCTCTCAGCCCTCAAGTTATTTGATAGTGGTGAGCAGTTGCTACAGCAACTTCTCCTCACAAACTTTACAGGCCTAACAGGCCAGCTCCAGTTTGATTCAGACCGCAATTTGGTACGCCCAGCATATGATATCCTTAATATCGGTGGTTCTGTGCCCCATTTGATTGGCTATTGGTCTAATTATTCTGGACTTTCTGTTGCTGCTCCTGAAATTCTATATGAGAAGCAACCAAATACATCTACGAGTGCGCAGCGGCTTAAAAATGTGGTATGGCCGGGTCACTCTGCTTCTAAGCCTAAGGGCTGGGTTTTTCCAAACAATGGGCAGCCTCTGAGAGTTGGTGTTCCAAATAAACCAAGCTTTAAGGAGTTAATGTCACGTGATACTGGCCCTGATAATGTGACTGGGTACTGCATTGAGATATTCAACGCAGCAATTAAACTTCTCCCGTATCCAGTTCCTTGCCAATTCATAGTAATTGGGGATGGTTTAAAGAATCCTAACTATGATGACATTATTAACATGGTTGCTGCCAAT TCCCTTGATGCTGCTGTAGGCGACTTTGCTATTGTGAGAAACAGGACAAAGATTGCAGAATTCTCACAGCCTTATATTGAGTCAGGGCTTGTGATAGTAGTGCCGGTGAAAGAAGCAAGTTCAAGTGCCTGGGCTTTCCTTAAACCCTTCACATTAGAAATGTGGTGTGTAACAGgtgttctttttatttttgtcgGAATAGTTGTTTGGATTCTTGAACATCGGACCAATGAGGAGTTTCGAGGCTCTCCAAGACGGCAGATGATAACAATATTTTG gTTTAGTTTCTCAACAATGTTTTTTGCACACA GACAGAACACTGTAAGTGCGCTTGGGCGGTTTGTGCTGATCATATGGCTGTTTGTCGTGCTGATCATCAATTCAAGTTATACTGCTAGTCTGACGTCGATTCTCACAGTCCAACAGCTTGCAACTGGAATAACTGGGCTTGACAGTTTGCTTTCAAGTGCTTTACCTATTGGATACCAGGCTGGAAAGTTTACTAGAAATTACCTGATTGAAGAGCTCAATGTTCCTGAATCTCACTTGGTACCGCTAAACACAATCGACGAGTACGCTGATGCCCTTAATCGTGGACCCAAAGATGGTGGTGTTGCTGCAATTGTTGATGAGATGCCATATATCGAGATCTTCCTGTCATACCATTGTAACTTCAGAATTGTAGGACAGGAATTCACAAAGGAAGGATGGGGATTC GCATTCCAGAGAGATTCTCCTCTTGCTGCAGACATGTCAACTGCAATCCTTCAACTTTCAGAGAGTGGCCAGCTACAAAGAATACATGACGAGTGGTTCTCGCGGTCGAGCTGCAGCTCTGATGACAGTGAAATGGGAGCAACCAGGCTCGGCCTCAGAAGTTTTTGGGGCCTCTTTCTTATGTGCGCTCTGATATGCGTATTCGCTCTCGTGATGTTCTTTGCAAGAGTCTGCTGGCAATATTCCAAGTACTCAGGTTCTGAAGAACCTGATGAGCCCAAAGACGATAGTGCTGGCACCGCCGAGATTGCAGCTGAAGCCGTTGCTGAAATGCAGCGGAGGAGGCCAAAGCGTCTTGGTAGCTTCAAAGAACTCATGCAGTTTGTTgataaaaaggaagaagaagtcAGGAAATCGATGAAGCGGAGACCAAGTGAGAAAGATAATCAGGGTGTTGGTTCTTCAGATGCGCAGTCAGTGGCTTAA
- the LOC4341855 gene encoding cytochrome P450 77A3, with product MVDMNDVLLVVSAAVLAAMWWRRCSRTGGADGLPPGPPGWPVVGNLFQVILQRRPFMYVVRDLREKYGPIFTMRMGQRTLIVVTDADLIHDALVKQGAAFASRPEDSPTRLLFSVGKCTVNSAPYGPLWRALRRNFVAEIVSPPRVKGFSWIREWAVGSHLRRLRAEFAATGAVRMMANCRLSICSILICICFGAKIPDELIREIEEVLKDVMMMTMPKLPDFLPLLTPLFTKQLAAARELRRRQLGCLAPLVRARREFIRGGGERNADGNTVVGGVEMVSAPGEAYVDSLFDLEPPGRGKRLGEDELVTLCSEVMSAGTDTSATALEWAMMHLVLDAGVQDKLYGEVVSKVGTTARITEADVEAMPYLQAVVKETFRRHPPSHFVLSHAATRDTELGGYRVPADASVEFYTAWVTENPATWPDPEAWRPERFLEGGEGFDTDITATRALRMMPFGAGRRICPAATLGVLHIQLMLANMVREFRWVPPAGEGPPDPTETFAFTVVMKNPLRAALVERRVGGELATGGGGGAAASA from the exons aTGGTGGACATGAACGACGTGCTGCTGGTGGtgtcggcggcggtgctggcggcgatgtggtggcggcggtgttccaggaccggcggcgccgacggcctcCCGCCGGGGCCGCCGGGGTGGCCGGTGGTCGGCAACCTGTTCCAGGTGATCCTCCAGCGGCGGCCCTTCATGTACGTGGTGCGCGACCTCCGCGAGAAGTACGGGCCCATCTTCACCATGCGGATGGGGCAGCGCACGCTCATCGTCGTCACCGACGCCGACCTCATCCACGACGCGCTCGTCAAGCAGGGCGCGGCGTTCGCCAGCCGCCCCGAGGACAGCCCGACGCGGCTGCTCTTCAGCGTCGGCAAGTGCACCGTCAACTCGGCGCCGTACGGCCCGCTCTGGCGCGCGCTCCGCCGCAACTTCGTCGCCGAGATCGTGTCGCCGCCGCGGGTGAAGGGATTCTCGTGGATCCGCGAGTGGGCCGTCGGGAGCCACCTCCGGCGGCTCCGCGCCGAgttcgccgccaccggcgccgtcaGGATGATGGCCAACTGCCGCCTCTCCATCTGCAGCATCCTCATCTGCATCTGCTTCGGCGCCAAGATCCCCGACGAGCTCATCCGCGAGATCGAGGAGGTGCTCAAGGACGTGATGATGATGACCATGCCCAAGCTCCCGGACTTCCTCCCGCTCCTCACGCCGCTCTTCACCAAGcagctcgccgcggcgcgcgaACTCCGGCGGCGCCAGCTCGGCTGCCTGGCGCCGCTGGTGCGCGCGCGCCGGGAGTTCAtcaggggcggcggcgagaggaacgCCGACGGGAAcacggtggtcggcggcgtggaGATGGTGAGCGCGCCCGGCGAGGCGTACGTGGACTCGCTGTTCGACCTGGAGCCGCCGGGGCGGGGGAAGAGGCTCGGCGAGGACGAGCTGGTGACGCTCTGCTCCGAGGTGATGAGCGCCGGCACGGACACCAGCGCCACCGCGCTGGAGTGGGCCATGATGCACCTCGTCCTCGACGCCGGCGTCCAGGACAAGCTCTACGGCGAGGTCGTCTCCAAGGTCGGCACCACCGCGCGCATCACCGAGGCCGACGTCGAGGCCATGCCCTACTTGCAg GCGGTGGTGAAGGAGACATTCCGGCGACACCCGCCGAGCCACTTCGTGCTGTCGCACGCGGCGACGAGGGACACGGAGCTCGGCGGGTACCGCGTGCCGGCGGACGCCAGCGTGGAGTTCTACACGGCGTGGGTGACGGAGAACCCGGCGACGTGGCCGGACCCGGAGGCGTGGCGCCCCGAGCGGTTCCTCGAGGGCGGCGAGGGCTTCGACACCGACATCACCGCCACCCGCGCCCTCCGCATGATGCCgttcggcgccggccgccgcatctgccccgccgccaccctcggcGTCCTCCACATCCAGCTCATGCTCGCCAACATGGTCCGCGAGTTCCGCTGGGTCCCGCCCGCCGGCGAGGGCCCCCCCGACCCCACCGAGACCTTCGCCTTCACCGTCGTCATGAAGAACCcgctccgcgccgccctcgtcgagcgccgcgtcggcggcgagctcgccaccggcggcggaggcggcgccgccgcgtccgcctaa